From the genome of Bordetella sp. H567, one region includes:
- a CDS encoding IclR family transcriptional regulator translates to MTKADTPTLRSFALLEHLVRAERPVSLAEIVQEFPAPKASLHRMLASLEAGGLVIREPGQKNAYAVGPRLAQLGLGIVMLAGERRQRHAILSRLVAELGETCNLTMLHESEVLYLDRMEAPWPLRLDLKPGSHVPAHCTASGKLLLAMLPQARRTALVHALKLERHTPNTITDVELLEAELDRIGRKRIAIDNEEFLTGIVCVAAPVMDKNDVCLAAIAVHAPVPRTPLSRALEFVPQLQQAARDLSKTF, encoded by the coding sequence ATGACCAAGGCGGATACCCCGACGCTGCGTTCGTTCGCGTTGCTGGAGCACCTGGTGCGGGCCGAGCGGCCGGTTTCGCTGGCGGAGATCGTGCAGGAATTCCCCGCGCCCAAGGCTTCGCTGCACCGCATGCTGGCCTCGCTGGAGGCGGGCGGGCTGGTCATCCGCGAACCGGGACAGAAAAACGCCTACGCGGTCGGCCCCAGGCTGGCCCAGCTGGGCCTGGGCATCGTCATGCTGGCCGGCGAACGGCGCCAGCGGCATGCCATACTGTCGCGGCTGGTGGCGGAGCTGGGCGAAACCTGCAACCTGACCATGCTGCACGAAAGCGAGGTCCTCTACCTGGACCGCATGGAAGCGCCGTGGCCGTTGCGGCTGGACCTCAAGCCCGGCTCGCATGTGCCGGCCCATTGCACCGCCAGCGGCAAGCTGCTGCTGGCCATGCTGCCCCAGGCGCGGCGTACCGCGCTGGTACATGCGCTGAAACTGGAACGCCATACGCCGAACACCATCACCGACGTCGAGCTGCTGGAGGCGGAGCTGGACCGCATCGGCCGCAAGCGCATCGCCATCGACAACGAGGAGTTCCTGACCGGCATCGTCTGCGTGGCCGCGCCGGTGATGGACAAGAACGACGTTTGCCTGGCGGCGATCGCGGTGCACGCGCCGGTGCCCCGCACGCCCCTGTCGCGCGCGCTCGAGTTCGTGCCGCAGTTGCAGCAGGCCGCGCGCGA